The Aptenodytes patagonicus chromosome 15, bAptPat1.pri.cur, whole genome shotgun sequence genome has a segment encoding these proteins:
- the BRI3BP gene encoding BRI3-binding protein: MAAGRLPALLLLALLLGGTAGPGAWAARSRGAEKQNSLRRAASGLYQGVSGLFGEDNVRALQKFFSRLTERFVNGVDILMDTFWRIWTDLLDVLGIDASNLTHYFSPAAIANNPTRALLLIGAILLAYWFLSLFLGFFFYLLHMLFGRFFWIARVALFTLSCVYILQKYEGDPEHAVLPLCFVVAVYFMTGPVGFYWRRNGNSSLEEKMDHLDSQIRLLNIRLSRVIENLDRGSDQ, from the exons atggcggcggggcggctgccgGCGCTGCTGCTCCTCGCCCTGCTGCTGGGCGGCACGGCGGGACCCGGCGCTTGGGCAGCGCGGAGCCGCGGCGCCGAGAAGCAAAACAGCCTCCGTCGCGCCGCCAGCGGTCTCTACCAGGGCGTCAGCGGCCTCTTCGGCGAGGACAACGTGCGGGCCCTGCAGAAG tttttctcAAGGTTGACAGAGAGGTTTGTGAATGGGGTGGATATATTAATGGACACATTCTGGAGAATATGGACTGATTTGTTAGATGTTCTTGGAATTGATG ccTCCAACTTGACTCATTATTTCAGCCCAGCGGCAATTGCCAACAACCCGACCCGTGCTCTTCTGCTGATTGGTGCCATTTTACTTGCCTATTGGTTTTTATCTCTTTTCCTTGGATTCTTCTTCTATCTCCTGCACATGCTGTTTGGTCGCTTTTTCTGGATTGCGAGGGTTGCCCTTTTCACTCTCTCGTGCGTGTACATCCTCCAGAAGTATGAAGGTGACCCAGAACACGCAGTCCTGCCCCTCTGCTTTGTCGTAGCGGTCTACTTCATGACGGGGCCAGTTGGATTTTACTGGAGAAGAAACGGCAACAGCAGCCTTGAGGAGAAGATGGACCACCTGGATAGTCAGATCAGACTTCTGAACATACGTCTTTCCAGGGTGATTGAAAACCTGGACAGAGGCAGCGACCAATGA